From Leifsonia sp. fls2-241-R2A-40a, one genomic window encodes:
- a CDS encoding CBM35 domain-containing protein: MSGLASGPVTFTYDDADSHLVYSSTGWTHGSGVSYATEYDSTKSFASAAGSKMTVDFTGSTIRLIGLKGPNYGTATIKIDGTTVGTFDGYATTQLHDQVMYVTSGLSTGSHELVLTVDGAKDAPSTGTYISVDAVDLHATDQRSPAGGTLTYNNVSVPNTGAYSLRISYVNPNAADQYATVTPNGGTSTTIALPPTGSSNATGTAIATINLNSGSNSIVIGAPSSSSDTEIDTISIPQPQS, translated from the coding sequence GTGTCTGGTCTGGCATCAGGGCCGGTCACTTTCACCTACGACGATGCGGATTCGCACCTCGTCTACAGCAGTACCGGATGGACGCACGGCAGCGGAGTCTCCTACGCAACCGAGTACGACAGCACAAAGTCGTTCGCATCCGCGGCCGGCTCAAAGATGACCGTCGACTTCACCGGATCGACCATCCGCCTAATTGGTCTCAAGGGTCCCAACTACGGCACTGCCACTATCAAGATCGACGGAACCACCGTTGGAACGTTCGATGGTTATGCGACGACTCAGCTGCACGACCAGGTCATGTATGTAACTTCCGGGCTCAGTACCGGGTCCCACGAGTTGGTACTCACTGTGGACGGCGCGAAGGACGCACCGTCAACGGGTACGTACATCTCGGTCGACGCCGTCGACCTGCATGCCACGGACCAACGGAGTCCCGCTGGTGGCACGCTGACCTACAACAATGTCAGCGTTCCCAACACCGGCGCGTATAGCCTCAGGATCAGCTACGTCAACCCCAACGCTGCCGATCAGTACGCGACCGTCACTCCGAATGGAGGCACGTCGACAACCATCGCACTGCCTCCGACTGGTAGCTCGAACGCGACCGGAACTGCCATAGCCACTATCAACCTCAATAGCGGCAGCAATTCGATCGTCATTGGAGCCCCATCGAGCAGCAGTGACACCGAAATAGACACCATCTCTATCCCGCAACCGCAGAGCTAG
- a CDS encoding tyrosine-type recombinase/integrase produces the protein MSRPPLVSETWGTVSTRMLEHGRWAARARYRDVDGRTRQIERIGSSKQKAESLLREAMRDRIKPFGDGELGPETRLAELAIVWWDEFSHTTRSNGTLRRYETVLDKYIVPNLGGWMIREASVSKLDRFIKQTTRLNGYSNASIAVVLLTGMFAMAARHDAIEANPMKSVAPVEEPDHQVATFTLEDVAELREILARWDAGLDASGRRRGTDLADPVDFFLGTGCRPGEVFALMWEDVDFTIQPFTVDIHRTMAKNREGRWTVQNKTKTGGGRRLFLPTFVGKMLLRRRVESYSELVFPSSTLTPRIPDNFRLQWHIALKGTRFEGRVPKEFRSTVATAIRDAVGLERAQHQLGHSTYATTEQSYLPRVVQVPDSTAILERFNVRGDSGPGLS, from the coding sequence ATGTCCCGTCCTCCGCTCGTCTCCGAGACCTGGGGAACCGTCTCCACGCGCATGCTCGAGCATGGACGCTGGGCCGCGCGAGCCCGGTATCGCGACGTCGATGGCCGCACCCGACAAATCGAACGCATCGGCAGCTCCAAGCAGAAGGCCGAATCTCTCCTCCGCGAAGCGATGCGCGACCGAATCAAGCCGTTCGGCGACGGCGAGCTCGGGCCTGAGACTCGGCTGGCCGAGTTGGCGATCGTCTGGTGGGATGAGTTCAGCCACACGACACGTTCGAACGGCACGCTGCGCCGGTACGAGACTGTCCTAGACAAGTACATCGTCCCGAATCTTGGCGGCTGGATGATCCGCGAGGCCTCCGTGTCCAAGCTCGACCGGTTCATCAAACAGACCACCAGACTGAACGGATACTCCAACGCCAGCATCGCCGTGGTGTTGCTGACGGGCATGTTCGCGATGGCGGCCCGGCATGATGCCATCGAAGCAAACCCGATGAAGTCGGTCGCACCTGTCGAGGAGCCCGATCACCAGGTCGCCACGTTCACGCTAGAAGACGTCGCCGAGCTGCGCGAGATCCTCGCCCGCTGGGACGCTGGCCTGGACGCATCCGGTCGTCGCCGGGGAACTGACCTCGCGGACCCGGTGGATTTCTTCCTCGGCACCGGCTGCCGGCCGGGTGAGGTGTTCGCCCTCATGTGGGAGGACGTCGACTTCACCATCCAGCCGTTCACGGTCGACATCCACCGGACGATGGCGAAGAACCGGGAGGGCCGCTGGACCGTTCAGAATAAGACCAAGACTGGAGGCGGACGGCGGCTGTTTCTGCCCACTTTCGTTGGGAAGATGCTCCTCCGCCGACGTGTGGAGTCGTATTCCGAGTTGGTCTTCCCCTCATCAACGCTCACGCCGCGGATCCCGGACAATTTCCGCCTTCAGTGGCACATTGCTCTGAAGGGCACCAGGTTCGAAGGTCGAGTTCCCAAGGAGTTCAGATCCACTGTCGCAACCGCGATCCGCGACGCTGTCGGTCTTGAGCGCGCGCAGCATCAGCTGGGCCATTCGACGTACGCAACGACCGAGCAGTCCTACCTCCCGCGTGTGGTTCAGGTGCCCGATTCCACGGCGATCCTCGAACGGTTCAACGTTCGCGGCGATTCCGGACCCGGGCTCTCGTGA
- a CDS encoding SDR family oxidoreductase, whose product MSLLSMFGLQGRVALVTGGSSGIGRAIALALADAGAHVIVAARTEPNVSATVEEIRSAGGSAEGIRADLASSSGAHALADAAGAVDVLVNSAGINLRPPMDELDQATWDSVMAVNLNAPFILGQRLAPQMAERGFGRIIHISSQQAHRAFASSGAYGVSKAALEGLTRSQAEAWSARGVTANVLIPGFVQTPLNERLSSDPAAVAALGSRTLVGRNGLASDFAGAAVFLASPSAGYVTGQSIAVDGGFSVH is encoded by the coding sequence GTGTCGCTGCTTTCGATGTTCGGGCTCCAGGGTCGTGTCGCATTGGTCACCGGCGGCAGCTCGGGCATCGGCCGCGCCATCGCCCTCGCCCTCGCGGACGCCGGCGCGCATGTCATCGTCGCCGCCCGCACCGAGCCGAACGTCTCGGCGACGGTGGAGGAGATCCGGTCGGCCGGCGGTTCCGCCGAGGGGATCCGAGCCGACCTCGCATCCAGCTCGGGCGCCCACGCCCTCGCGGACGCGGCAGGTGCGGTCGACGTGCTCGTGAACTCCGCCGGCATCAACCTGCGGCCGCCGATGGATGAACTGGACCAGGCGACGTGGGACTCGGTCATGGCGGTCAACCTGAATGCCCCGTTCATCCTCGGTCAACGTCTGGCGCCGCAGATGGCGGAGAGGGGCTTCGGCCGGATCATCCACATCAGCTCGCAGCAGGCCCACCGGGCGTTCGCATCGAGCGGCGCCTACGGGGTGTCGAAGGCGGCCCTGGAGGGGCTGACGCGGTCGCAGGCGGAGGCGTGGTCGGCACGGGGAGTGACGGCCAATGTCCTCATCCCCGGGTTCGTGCAGACGCCCCTGAACGAACGCCTCAGCTCCGACCCGGCGGCCGTCGCAGCCCTGGGGTCACGGACGCTCGTCGGCCGCAACGGTCTCGCCTCGGACTTCGCCGGCGCGGCGGTGTTCTTGGCGAGCCCCTCCGCTGGGTACGTCACGGGCCAGTCGATCGCGGTGGACGGCGGATTCTCGGTTCATTGA
- a CDS encoding VOC family protein, whose amino-acid sequence MDMKLELIPLPVSDVDRSKAFYGDTIGFHLDHDVEPGNGMRIVQFTPPGSSCSIAFGTGMGNNNPEDGTVKGLHLVVTDIAAVREQLLARGADIGEIRDMGGVKYASFSDPDGNTWELQDLEGLAKG is encoded by the coding sequence ATGGACATGAAACTCGAACTCATCCCCCTCCCCGTCTCCGACGTGGACCGCAGCAAGGCGTTCTACGGCGACACGATCGGGTTCCACCTGGACCACGACGTCGAGCCCGGAAACGGCATGCGGATCGTGCAGTTCACCCCGCCGGGATCCTCCTGCTCGATCGCCTTCGGCACCGGGATGGGCAACAACAATCCTGAAGACGGCACCGTGAAGGGCCTCCACCTGGTCGTGACGGACATCGCCGCCGTGCGAGAGCAGTTGCTCGCACGCGGCGCGGATATCGGCGAGATCCGCGACATGGGCGGCGTGAAGTACGCCTCCTTCAGCGACCCCGACGGCAACACGTGGGAGCTGCAGGACCTCGAAGGCCTCGCGAAGGGCTGA
- a CDS encoding SRPBCC domain-containing protein, giving the protein MHDDAPGGHGRFGALDIRSVGERDIVLSRRFAARPALVFEALTTPELLLRWMHGPDGWRMVECEFEATVGGRYRYVWHGPGGRSMAAAGVVEQLAPPTRLVTVERFEDDWTGGDVTSVITLSGDVESTLLTATSTHVSRAARDTALASGMERGVEAGYVRLDGLLAERTASDAHTDR; this is encoded by the coding sequence ATGCACGATGACGCACCCGGCGGGCACGGGCGTTTCGGCGCCCTGGACATCCGCAGCGTCGGCGAGCGCGACATCGTCCTGTCGCGACGGTTCGCCGCGCGGCCCGCTCTCGTGTTCGAGGCGCTGACCACTCCCGAACTGCTGTTGCGCTGGATGCACGGCCCTGACGGCTGGCGGATGGTCGAGTGCGAGTTCGAGGCGACCGTCGGCGGACGCTACCGGTACGTCTGGCACGGACCCGGTGGCCGCTCGATGGCCGCGGCCGGCGTCGTCGAGCAGCTCGCTCCTCCCACCCGCCTGGTGACCGTCGAGAGATTCGAGGACGACTGGACCGGCGGCGACGTCACCTCCGTGATCACCCTCAGCGGGGATGTGGAGAGCACACTGCTCACCGCCACCTCCACCCACGTGTCCCGTGCCGCGCGCGATACTGCACTGGCTTCGGGCATGGAGCGAGGCGTGGAGGCCGGCTACGTGAGGCTGGACGGCCTCCTCGCCGAGCGAACCGCGTCCGACGCGCACACCGATCGATGA
- a CDS encoding metalloregulator ArsR/SmtB family transcription factor, producing MQTAELDRTFRALADPTRRAILARLTKGEATVATLTEQSELTQPAISKHLRVLEDAGLVSRHRDAQRRLCRLEAEPLREATRWLSDYREFWARSFEHLDALLAELNRAEAEDAR from the coding sequence GTGCAGACCGCAGAGCTCGACCGCACCTTCCGGGCGCTCGCCGACCCCACGCGCCGGGCGATCCTGGCGCGACTGACCAAGGGCGAGGCGACCGTCGCGACCCTCACGGAGCAGTCGGAACTCACCCAACCGGCGATCTCCAAGCACCTCCGGGTGCTGGAGGACGCGGGCCTGGTGTCGAGGCATCGCGACGCCCAGCGCCGGTTGTGCCGGCTGGAAGCCGAGCCGCTGCGCGAGGCGACGCGATGGCTGTCGGACTACCGCGAGTTCTGGGCCCGCAGCTTCGAGCACCTCGACGCGCTGCTCGCCGAGCTGAACCGGGCGGAGGCTGAGGATGCACGATGA
- a CDS encoding dihydrofolate reductase family protein, with protein MRPLRYSINVTLDGCCHHEEGLPPDEESMRFWAAEMERADALLFGRVTYGMMESAWRRPATGSWPGWMAEWQLPFAEAIDRAKKYVVSSTLAEVDWNAELVRGDLEHAVRRLKQEPGDGLWVGGVTLPTALAELGLIDEYEFLMQPVVAGRGPRLLDGLRERLRLELVERREFRSGVVAVRYRPAGDATGIG; from the coding sequence ATGAGGCCGCTCCGCTACTCGATCAACGTCACGCTCGACGGCTGCTGCCATCACGAGGAGGGGCTGCCGCCGGACGAGGAGTCGATGCGGTTCTGGGCGGCCGAAATGGAACGGGCGGACGCGCTGCTCTTCGGCCGGGTCACCTACGGAATGATGGAGTCGGCCTGGCGGAGGCCCGCCACGGGCTCGTGGCCCGGATGGATGGCGGAGTGGCAGCTCCCGTTCGCCGAGGCCATCGACCGGGCGAAGAAGTACGTCGTGTCGAGCACCCTGGCGGAGGTCGACTGGAACGCGGAGCTTGTGCGGGGCGACCTGGAGCACGCCGTCCGGCGGCTCAAGCAGGAGCCGGGCGACGGGCTCTGGGTGGGCGGCGTGACGCTCCCCACGGCGCTGGCGGAACTCGGCCTGATCGACGAGTACGAGTTCCTCATGCAGCCGGTCGTCGCCGGCCGCGGGCCGAGGCTGCTCGACGGTCTGCGCGAGCGCCTCCGGCTCGAGCTTGTGGAGCGGCGCGAGTTCCGGTCGGGGGTCGTCGCCGTGCGCTACCGGCCCGCGGGGGATGCGACCGGAATCGGTTGA
- a CDS encoding alpha/beta hydrolase, translated as MPLTSAERDEIDAANASGRTPVVFIHGLWLLSSSWQPWRELFEAQGYATIAPGWPDDPETVEQAKADPDAFAGKMVRQVTDHYAEAIDLLDRDPVVIGHSFGGLIAQKLAGEAKNDVTVAIDAAQFKGVTALPASALKAGAPALLTFNHSKHGVTLTYEQFAYGWTNAVSDEEGRALYEKYHVPASGVPIFQAATANFNPFAETKVITDNHDRGPLLLIAGGEDHTVPQSVVENEYRIQQKNPGVTELVVIPGRGHSLIIDSGWRGVADEALEFVQRHAS; from the coding sequence ATGCCCTTGACCTCCGCCGAACGTGACGAGATCGACGCCGCCAACGCCTCCGGCCGCACGCCGGTCGTGTTCATCCACGGCCTGTGGCTGCTGTCGAGCAGCTGGCAGCCGTGGCGGGAGCTCTTCGAAGCGCAGGGGTACGCGACGATCGCGCCCGGCTGGCCCGACGACCCGGAGACGGTGGAGCAGGCCAAGGCCGATCCGGATGCGTTCGCCGGCAAGATGGTGCGTCAGGTCACCGACCACTACGCGGAGGCGATCGACCTCCTCGACCGGGACCCGGTGGTGATCGGGCACAGCTTCGGCGGTCTCATCGCTCAGAAGCTCGCCGGCGAGGCCAAGAACGACGTGACCGTGGCGATCGACGCGGCCCAGTTCAAGGGCGTGACGGCGCTGCCGGCGTCGGCGCTCAAGGCCGGGGCGCCCGCGCTGCTGACCTTCAACCACTCCAAGCACGGCGTCACACTCACCTACGAGCAGTTCGCCTACGGCTGGACCAACGCCGTCTCCGACGAAGAGGGCCGCGCGCTGTACGAGAAGTACCACGTCCCCGCATCCGGCGTGCCGATCTTCCAGGCGGCGACCGCGAACTTCAATCCCTTCGCCGAGACCAAGGTGATTACCGACAACCACGACCGCGGCCCGCTACTGCTGATCGCGGGCGGGGAGGACCACACGGTCCCGCAGTCCGTCGTCGAGAACGAGTACCGCATCCAGCAGAAGAACCCCGGCGTGACCGAGCTCGTCGTCATCCCCGGCCGCGGCCACTCCCTGATCATCGACTCGGGTTGGCGCGGGGTCGCGGACGAGGCGCTGGAGTTCGTGCAGCGGCACGCCTCGTGA
- a CDS encoding ATP-binding protein: MTPATEMRTSNRVGQRSLLVLYCGLPGSGKTTLAREQERQTGAIRFSTDEWMASLGLDYFDPIRDSLQARLDTLWRELLARGQSVILEDGTWRRSERDELRRVAHSVDAVTELHYFDLPLSELWRRLELRNANPAHGVVPITRELLEESQQRLERPDAAELELFDRVIVHRS, encoded by the coding sequence GTGACCCCGGCGACCGAGATGCGCACCTCGAACCGAGTGGGCCAGCGATCCCTCCTCGTCCTGTACTGCGGTCTGCCGGGATCGGGCAAGACGACTCTGGCGCGCGAGCAGGAGCGGCAGACGGGGGCGATCCGGTTCAGCACAGACGAGTGGATGGCATCTCTCGGCCTCGACTACTTCGATCCGATCCGCGACTCCCTGCAGGCGCGCCTCGACACGCTGTGGAGAGAACTGCTCGCACGCGGGCAGAGCGTCATCCTCGAAGACGGGACGTGGAGACGCAGCGAGCGGGATGAACTCCGCCGCGTCGCTCACAGCGTCGACGCCGTCACGGAACTGCACTACTTCGATCTGCCGCTGAGCGAGCTCTGGCGACGACTGGAGCTCCGCAACGCGAACCCGGCGCACGGAGTCGTCCCGATCACGCGGGAGCTGCTCGAGGAATCGCAGCAACGGCTCGAACGACCCGATGCCGCGGAGCTGGAACTCTTCGACCGCGTCATCGTGCACCGTTCCTGA
- a CDS encoding DUF1206 domain-containing protein → MSSATSAKRELRRAARTAGESTILEILARTGFAASALLQVLLGALAIQLGFNRFAEADQSGALGEVAKVPGGFVVLWICVVGLLSLALWLLIQALLVFGSTRRKWLARIVNIAKAAAYATLGLTALAFAQGHPTHASESTRHLSAGILSLPAGPLLLGVVGLVTVGVGGYFMAKAVRQTFTEDVVMPSGPARHGMLVLGTLGYLAKGLVVAVAGVLFVIAAIQARADDATGLSGALETFEQFPLGAPLLFLVGAGLIASGAYNAARAWLARL, encoded by the coding sequence ATGAGCTCGGCGACCTCCGCCAAGCGCGAACTGCGCAGGGCGGCGCGGACGGCGGGTGAGAGCACGATCCTCGAGATCCTGGCGCGCACCGGCTTCGCGGCCAGCGCGCTGCTGCAGGTGCTCCTCGGCGCGCTCGCCATCCAGCTCGGCTTCAACCGCTTCGCGGAGGCAGACCAGAGCGGCGCGCTGGGCGAGGTGGCCAAGGTCCCCGGCGGCTTCGTCGTGCTGTGGATCTGCGTCGTCGGGCTGCTCTCGCTGGCACTCTGGCTGCTCATCCAGGCGCTGCTGGTGTTCGGCTCGACGCGCCGGAAGTGGCTCGCACGGATCGTGAACATCGCCAAGGCTGCCGCGTACGCGACCCTCGGGCTGACCGCGCTGGCCTTCGCACAGGGGCACCCGACGCACGCCAGCGAGTCCACCCGGCACCTCAGCGCGGGCATCCTCTCGCTCCCTGCCGGTCCCCTCCTGCTGGGCGTGGTCGGCCTGGTGACGGTCGGCGTCGGCGGCTATTTCATGGCGAAGGCCGTGCGGCAGACGTTCACCGAGGACGTGGTCATGCCGTCCGGTCCTGCGCGACACGGGATGCTGGTGCTCGGCACCCTCGGCTACCTCGCCAAGGGCCTGGTCGTCGCGGTCGCGGGCGTGCTGTTCGTGATCGCTGCGATCCAGGCCAGGGCGGACGACGCGACCGGCCTGTCCGGCGCGCTGGAGACGTTCGAACAGTTCCCGCTCGGCGCCCCGCTCCTCTTCCTGGTGGGCGCCGGGCTCATCGCGTCCGGCGCGTACAACGCCGCGCGGGCGTGGTTGGCGCGGTTGTGA
- a CDS encoding phosphatase PAP2 family protein: MSDPTPRRSGRWSEWHEKFVVEERSLPASARRRLYITAAVLAVVGLTVFLILLVAVATHTGAQRWDQPVEDWFDAQRSKEATGFMIVLAIIFGPIAMPVIVLVVVVVWTVMARHIWRPFLLAVGMLTGVLLAGALAPLVRHPRPPVAEMLFGPDHSFSFPSGHVLGTSDFLLILAFLLASRRQRPWFTVTVFALAIAGIVLQVYSRLYLGYHWITDTSASVALSLVVLGGIIALDTVRTVRVDGEKVDGDLSQKQVHGT, translated from the coding sequence ATGAGCGATCCCACCCCGCGCCGTTCCGGACGGTGGTCCGAGTGGCACGAGAAGTTCGTCGTCGAGGAGCGCTCCCTCCCCGCCTCCGCGCGTCGCCGTCTGTACATCACGGCCGCGGTGCTCGCGGTCGTCGGGCTCACGGTCTTCCTGATCCTGCTCGTCGCCGTCGCCACCCACACCGGCGCCCAGCGCTGGGATCAGCCCGTCGAGGACTGGTTCGACGCCCAGCGGTCGAAGGAGGCGACGGGCTTCATGATCGTCCTGGCGATCATCTTCGGCCCCATAGCGATGCCGGTCATCGTGCTCGTGGTCGTCGTCGTGTGGACGGTGATGGCACGCCACATCTGGCGCCCGTTCCTGCTGGCCGTCGGGATGCTGACCGGCGTCCTGCTCGCCGGTGCGCTCGCTCCCCTGGTGCGGCATCCCCGTCCGCCGGTGGCCGAGATGCTGTTCGGCCCCGACCACAGCTTCTCGTTCCCGTCGGGTCACGTGCTCGGGACGTCGGACTTCCTGCTGATCCTCGCCTTCCTGCTGGCGAGCCGAAGGCAGCGCCCCTGGTTCACGGTGACCGTCTTCGCGCTCGCGATCGCCGGAATCGTCCTGCAGGTCTACAGCCGGCTGTACCTCGGGTACCACTGGATCACCGACACCTCGGCGTCCGTCGCCCTGTCGCTGGTGGTGCTGGGCGGGATCATCGCCCTCGACACCGTCCGCACGGTCCGGGTCGACGGGGAGAAGGTGGACGGCGACCTCTCTCAGAAGCAGGTCCACGGCACATGA
- the dcd gene encoding dCTP deaminase, translating into MLLSDRDIKAELGAGRIALEPYEPEMVQPSSIDVRLDRFFRLFDNHKYPFIDPAEDQPELTRFVEVDANQPFILHPGEFVLGSTFELVSLPDDVAARLEGKSSLGRLGLLTHSTAGFIDPGFSGHVTLELSNVATLPIKLWPGMKIGQMCFFRLSSAAERPYGSAEYSSRYQGQRGPTASRSYLNFHRTDVSTTEAGRPA; encoded by the coding sequence GTGCTTCTCTCCGATCGCGACATCAAGGCCGAACTGGGTGCCGGGCGCATCGCCCTGGAGCCGTACGAGCCGGAGATGGTCCAGCCGTCGAGCATCGATGTGCGCCTCGATCGCTTCTTCCGGCTGTTCGACAACCACAAGTACCCGTTCATCGACCCGGCGGAGGACCAGCCCGAGCTGACGCGCTTCGTCGAGGTGGATGCGAACCAGCCGTTCATCCTGCACCCCGGCGAGTTCGTGCTCGGGTCGACGTTCGAGCTGGTCAGCCTCCCGGACGACGTCGCGGCACGGCTCGAGGGCAAGAGTTCGCTCGGCCGGCTGGGACTGCTCACGCACTCCACCGCCGGCTTCATCGACCCCGGCTTCTCGGGCCACGTCACCCTCGAGCTGAGCAATGTGGCGACGCTCCCGATCAAGCTGTGGCCGGGCATGAAGATCGGCCAGATGTGCTTCTTCCGTCTGTCGTCCGCAGCGGAGCGGCCGTACGGGTCGGCGGAGTACTCGTCGCGGTATCAGGGGCAGCGCGGGCCGACGGCATCCCGCTCGTACCTGAACTTCCACCGCACCGACGTCTCCACCACCGAGGCGGGTAGACCCGCCTGA
- a CDS encoding glycoside hydrolase family 16 protein → MFDDFDAPQLDRSVWLPHYLPAWSSLAETRASYLIHDSQLELSIPPEQGLWCPGEHQPPLRVSGMQTGNFSGPVGSTLGQQPFRDGVTVREGQEEFRGCLVDHGTVGMRASLYLSARSMASLWLVGFEDAPERSGELCVMEVFGRDVGPDHALVGMGFHAFRDPRLAEDFERVPLPIDVTEPHAYEVHWDGDEATFRVDGRVVRILDAPPQYPLQLMLAVFDFPEWPDDRAQGGAFVPTLSVDRVWAN, encoded by the coding sequence GTGTTCGACGACTTCGATGCTCCGCAGCTCGACCGGTCGGTCTGGCTCCCGCATTACCTGCCCGCGTGGAGTTCGCTCGCCGAGACGCGGGCGAGCTACCTCATCCACGACTCCCAGCTGGAGCTGAGCATCCCGCCCGAGCAGGGCCTCTGGTGCCCCGGGGAGCATCAGCCGCCGCTGCGGGTGTCCGGGATGCAGACCGGCAACTTCTCGGGTCCGGTCGGGTCCACGCTCGGGCAGCAGCCGTTCCGCGACGGGGTGACGGTGCGCGAGGGGCAGGAGGAGTTCCGCGGGTGCCTGGTCGACCACGGCACGGTGGGGATGCGCGCCTCGCTCTACCTGAGCGCGCGGTCGATGGCGTCGCTCTGGCTGGTCGGCTTCGAGGACGCGCCCGAGCGGAGTGGCGAGCTCTGCGTGATGGAGGTGTTCGGTCGCGATGTCGGTCCGGACCACGCGCTCGTCGGCATGGGCTTCCACGCGTTCCGCGACCCGCGACTGGCGGAGGACTTCGAGCGGGTGCCCCTCCCGATCGACGTCACCGAACCGCACGCGTACGAGGTGCACTGGGACGGTGACGAAGCGACCTTCCGCGTGGATGGGCGGGTGGTGCGGATCCTGGATGCGCCGCCGCAGTATCCGCTTCAACTCATGCTGGCCGTGTTCGATTTCCCGGAGTGGCCGGACGACCGTGCCCAGGGCGGTGCGTTCGTCCCGACGCTATCGGTGGACCGGGTCTGGGCGAACTGA
- the idi gene encoding isopentenyl-diphosphate Delta-isomerase, which translates to MTPTREEVVLLAEDGTPIGTADKATVHTTSTPLHLAFSCHLFDGEGRILVTRRALGKATWPGVWTNSFCGHPAPGEAMEEAIRRRAAQELGAQIDNLTVALPDFRYRAVDAAGIVEYEICPVFTATIVGELDPAPGEVAEWAWADPRSLLASVETTPWAFSPWLTLQLPALYADCSVEASGQL; encoded by the coding sequence ATGACGCCAACCCGCGAAGAGGTCGTGCTGCTCGCCGAGGACGGCACGCCCATCGGCACGGCGGACAAGGCGACGGTGCATACGACCTCCACGCCGCTGCATCTCGCCTTCTCCTGCCACCTCTTCGACGGCGAGGGACGCATCCTGGTGACCCGGCGAGCGCTGGGCAAAGCGACCTGGCCGGGCGTATGGACGAACTCCTTCTGCGGGCATCCCGCGCCGGGCGAGGCGATGGAGGAGGCGATCCGCCGCCGCGCCGCCCAGGAACTGGGCGCGCAGATCGACAACCTCACCGTGGCGCTGCCGGACTTCCGGTACCGCGCCGTCGACGCGGCCGGGATCGTCGAGTACGAGATCTGTCCCGTCTTCACCGCCACGATCGTCGGCGAACTCGACCCGGCTCCGGGCGAAGTCGCCGAGTGGGCGTGGGCGGACCCGCGCTCGCTGCTCGCGTCGGTGGAGACCACACCGTGGGCGTTCAGCCCGTGGCTGACGCTGCAGCTTCCGGCCCTCTACGCCGACTGCAGCGTCGAAGCTTCGGGTCAGCTGTGA
- a CDS encoding MarR family winged helix-turn-helix transcriptional regulator gives MTNIDDSAQTPPGYWFGVIEERLHERMRDALSDLGLRRGSWRILHTLADGPATAQELADRLPHGDRGGRFGHPHRGGPAQGGRRGGDPRHPEWNAQRPGFRAGWRSQEPRDEQPATAEGQRPVGDPAHHDHGHHDDHGHEHHHGREGFEHAFERGYERGFDRGFAFGAARTGHPFAAPFPPTPFGGPFPGGHPQWGPFPGGDDFRRRRFPVDRENRRGHRIHRVLADFVERGWVWFDGDRATLTDEGRAAHDAAFERVQSVRAELANGISEGDYATTMRTLEAMARNLGWHPAASQAAPESPQDGAPNMDA, from the coding sequence ATGACGAACATCGACGACTCAGCACAGACGCCGCCCGGATATTGGTTCGGCGTGATCGAAGAACGACTCCACGAGCGGATGCGCGACGCGCTGTCCGACCTCGGACTGCGCCGCGGAAGCTGGCGCATCCTGCACACCCTGGCCGACGGGCCGGCGACCGCGCAGGAGCTCGCAGACCGGCTGCCCCACGGCGACCGCGGTGGACGCTTCGGCCATCCGCACCGGGGCGGGCCGGCCCAGGGAGGGCGCCGCGGCGGCGACCCCCGGCACCCGGAGTGGAACGCCCAGCGCCCCGGCTTCCGTGCGGGCTGGCGCAGCCAGGAGCCGCGCGACGAACAGCCCGCGACGGCCGAAGGACAGCGTCCCGTGGGGGATCCGGCCCATCACGACCACGGCCACCACGACGACCACGGCCACGAGCACCACCACGGCCGCGAAGGCTTCGAGCACGCGTTCGAGCGCGGCTACGAGCGTGGCTTCGACCGCGGCTTCGCGTTCGGCGCCGCCCGCACCGGGCATCCGTTCGCTGCACCGTTCCCGCCCACCCCGTTCGGCGGGCCCTTCCCCGGCGGACATCCGCAGTGGGGACCTTTCCCTGGCGGCGACGACTTCCGGCGCCGCCGCTTCCCCGTCGACCGCGAGAACCGTCGCGGGCACCGCATCCACCGTGTGCTCGCCGACTTCGTCGAGCGCGGCTGGGTGTGGTTCGACGGCGACCGCGCGACGCTGACCGACGAGGGACGCGCTGCGCACGACGCCGCGTTCGAGCGGGTCCAGTCGGTGCGGGCCGAGCTCGCGAACGGCATCTCCGAGGGCGACTACGCGACCACCATGAGGACCTTGGAAGCCATGGCCCGAAACCTGGGCTGGCACCCGGCCGCATCTCAGGCCGCCCCCGAGTCTCCCCAGGACGGCGCGCCTAATATGGACGCATGA